The Stieleria maiorica genome includes the window ACCGGCGCGATCTTTTGCCTTCAGCTCATCCAGATAGTCACAGCCCTTCCAGGTCAGTACGAGCGGCCCTTTGTCGGCAAGCGTGTCTTGGCCGAGTTCGATAAAGCCGGCGTCGGCAAGCAAGAACAGGTGCAGCGTGATTTGTTCCC containing:
- a CDS encoding DUF2513 domain-containing protein, which translates into the protein MKRDMVLVRKLLDFVEAKGARLFKGSIQIEGYEREQITLHLFLLADAGFIELGQDTLADKGPLVLTWKGCDYLDELKAKDRAG